The following nucleotide sequence is from Verrucomicrobiota bacterium.
CATGGTTACGTTCGGGATTGCCAATGCGGCATGTAAAGTAGCGGCGGAACCAAGAGGGCCTGCGTTGTTATGAGGCACCAGGTTGATATAATAGACCTCGGCCATGGCGGCGATTTTCTTCATTTCGCTGATGCCGCCACAATGATTCACATCCGGACGAATGTAATTTACATACTGCTTTTCAATTGTCTCCCGGCAATCCCACTTACTGTGATACCGCTCACCAATCGCCAGTGGCTGGTCTGTGTGCTCACGCAACCATTTCAAAGCCTCGGGATTTTCATGGCGGATAGGGTCTTCAATAAAAAAGGGCCGGAAAGGCTTGGCTAACTCGAAAAGTTTTAGAGCCCATTCAGGATCGTAGCGGCCGTGAACTTCCAGAATCAAATCGACATCCTCACCCACCGCCTCACGCATGGCTTCCAGATACTCGATTTGCTGGTACACTGCGGTCTTGTGGTCGTGAAAATCATTGGCATCGTGATTATGAAACGCCCGGAAACGTATCGCCGTGATCCCACGCGAAGCTCTCTCCTTGGCCTGAGTTGCCGCTTCCGCAGCTGTCATTCCGGTCACATGACCATACACTCTGACCGAGGTGCGAGCTAACCCGCCTAGTAACTGATAAACCGGCATACCAGCAAGCTTGCCCTTGATATCCCAAAGCGCCTGATCAATTCCGGCGATCGCGGTGCCCGTGGACGGTCCTCCCCGTTGGAATCGCCTGCGGAAACAACTCTGCCAGAGGTACTCAATTCGCTGGGGATCTTCGCCGATCACATAAGGCGACAGATCCTTGAGCATTCCTTCCACGCTATAAGGTAGAAAATGATTGGTCGCATCGCCATACCCCACAATCCCGGCATCTGTTTCAATTCGAACAAAGACGTCCCGACCCGTCATGATCGTATCCATTTTGGTGATCTTTATTTTGGGGATCTTGCGATTGGACAAATCGACGGGAATTCTTGGTGTGTTGTTCTGAGCAAGCGATGGAGCTGCACCGATGGCCAAAAGGGCACTGCTTCCAGCGAAGGTCTTGAGAAGTTTTCTGCGATTCATAAGTGATTTGAGTAGAATTTTGTACTAAAAAAGGGGGACTTAAGAGGTAGAAGCGAGCTTGCTCGCGAATCGAACTCACAAGGATTTTCGCGAGCAAGCTCGCTCCTACATTCTTATTCGGCAATCTCACAATCTTGATTGGATGGCACGTAATCCTTCAAGGTTTTCCTTGAGAGCGAT
It contains:
- the dgoD gene encoding galactonate dehydratase, with the translated sequence MNRRKLLKTFAGSSALLAIGAAPSLAQNNTPRIPVDLSNRKIPKIKITKMDTIMTGRDVFVRIETDAGIVGYGDATNHFLPYSVEGMLKDLSPYVIGEDPQRIEYLWQSCFRRRFQRGGPSTGTAIAGIDQALWDIKGKLAGMPVYQLLGGLARTSVRVYGHVTGMTAAEAATQAKERASRGITAIRFRAFHNHDANDFHDHKTAVYQQIEYLEAMREAVGEDVDLILEVHGRYDPEWALKLFELAKPFRPFFIEDPIRHENPEALKWLREHTDQPLAIGERYHSKWDCRETIEKQYVNYIRPDVNHCGGISEMKKIAAMAEVYYINLVPHNNAGPLGSAATLHAALAIPNVTMMEGGWVNRAEQDPKVVRPFPTVVDGYALPLEGNGLGVSFDEAEAASIPFGKVPMQPYLQAKDGSVRDF